CCGCGCCCGGCAGATGTTCCTTGAAGGCGTTCGCCGCCTGCCGCACCAGCGCCGTGCGGTCGGCGAGGAACAGCACGCGCTTCACCCAATTGGCGCGCATCAACAGATCGCAGAGCGCGATCACGATGCGCGTCTTGCCGGCGCCGGTGGCGATCACCAGCAGCGCCTTGCGCGCATGGTCGCGCTCGAAGGCCTCCGTCACGCGGCGGATGGCGCGCTGCTGATAGGCGCGATCGACGATTTGCTTGTCGATATTCTCCGGCGCGAGAATCTTGCGCGTCTCGCGTCGCTGCAGCATCAGCTCCAGCTCGTCGCGCTTCAAAAAACCCTGGATCGGGCGCGGCGGATGACGCGCATCGTCCCAGATCCAATGCTCATAGCCATTGGTGTAAAAGATCACCGGCCGCCGGCCATATTGCGCCTCGAGGCGATCGGCGTAGAGCTTGGCCTGCTGCTGGCCGTCGCGCGGGTCCTTGCGCGTGCGCTTGGCCTCGATCAGCGCGAGCGGGCGTCCGTCGGCGCCGGGCAGCACATAATCGACGAAGCCGATTCCGCTCGCATTGGGCATGCCGCGCACTTCCACCTCGGCGACATCCGGCGCCTTGGGATCGAAGCCGGCTTCGCGCAGCAGCGTGTCGATGAAGAGATCGCGTGTCTCGCTCTCGCGATAGTCATGCGCATCCGGAAGCGCCTCATTCGCCGCCTTCACTTGCGCGATCTCGGCGCGCAGCGCGGCGATCTCCGCCTCCACCGCCGCGCGGCGCTCCTCGCTCGCGGCGAGCGCGGCCTCCACGGCTTTGCGCTCCTCCACCGTCGCCCGGAAGCGACGCTCGACCTCCTGCAATTGCGCGAGCGTCGTCCGCTCGATCTGCGCGAGCCGCGGCAGCGCCTCCATGCTGAAAGCGACATCGGGCGCCGGCTTTCCGCCTCTGGCGTAAGTCCGCGCCAGCCAATAGGCGATGTCGAAGAACTCGCGCAGCGCGCTCGTCGCCTGCGCCGCCGAGACCGGCTTGCCATGGGCGGCGGCGTTGCCGACATCCTTCACGAAGCGCGCCTTCACGCAGAGCGTGCGGCCGGCGAGCGTCTGGAAGCTCGGCGCGGCGATCAGCGCGGCGAGGCTCGACTCATAGGGGCTGCGCAGCGTCCCGTCATGGCGATAGAGCCATTCGACGGCGGTCTCCAGCGCCAGCCGGCAATAGAAGGCGGCGCCGCGCGAATCGCTGCGGGCCAGCGCCTCGGCGCGGGAGGCGTGGGCGAAGACATCGGGAAATTCGGATTGGAGGAATGAGAATTGGGACATGGGGGGCATTCGACGCTATTGTCGGGTATCAGTCTAGTCCAACATGGACCTATCTTGCGAGATGACCGAAGGGGGAACAAAACGGAAATACGACAAAGGCGAGCGACGATTCAAGCACGTCGGAAAGGACGCCTATCCGGTCATCGAGTTCGACAACGGCGATCCCAAGAAATGGATCGGCAAATGTCCCTGCAATCTTGCGGAGGCCGAACGCGATCGCCTGCTGAACGAAGCCGTCGCCGCCCCGAATGGAGACCGTGAGCTGACCGCGCCCAAGAGGCTTTACGCGGTTCACGCGGGCGCCATTTACGAGGCCCAGACCAGCGACGGCGGCGCCACCTATCACGGCTATCCGTACAGGGGGAAGCTGTCGAACCCGATATTGACAAAGTTGGAGCGATTGGCCGACCAAAATGGATGCGCTGACGCGTTTCGAGCCTGGGTGAAAAAGCATATCACGCGGCACGGTGAGCGGAAATGAGTGGAGCGGGCCTGAAATTCCTTTTGAATTTGCCGTCGCCGGACGACGGCGAAGGCCTTTTCACGACGGCCGAATTCGCTGTTCTGGTCGACGACGAGCCGGTTTGGCCCGCGGCCGGCGCGGAGGGCGTCTTTCTCGAGGTTCAAATCGACGACCTGCTTTCGCATCTCGCCGAATTTTGGAAGCCCCTGCTGTTGCGTCAGACCTATCCCATCGCCGTCAGTCCTCGCCGTCCGATGGAGCTGCGGGCCAAAGCCGATGAGAGGTGGGAGAAGCTGCCCGAGGTCGCCGAGCATGAGGACGCGCTCGTTTGCGCCTTCGAGGAGGCGCATGATCTCTCCTCTTGCTTCGCGGGCTATTTCGATCTGCCGCCGCTGTGGCTGCTCCGATCGGGCGACCGCTTCACCATCGATACGCGCGCGGGCGCGCGCACCTCGCCGTTCGAGCAGGCATGGGCGGAAACTTCGCGTCTCGGCGATGAAATCGCGGACCATCTGGCCTGTCGGCCCGATCGGTGGTCGAATTTGATCGACAGCTGGCGCCGACGTGATATCGGCGAGCCGAGCACACTGCTCGCCTGGGTCACCAGTCTCGACCCGGACACGGCGACGAAAATGATCGACGACGGGATCCTTTCGGCGCCCGTCGGCGTCGTGGATGCGGCGAACGATAATGACGAGCTGCGGATAGCGGCGAGAATGGCGAGCGCCTTGCCGGCCGAGCAAATCCGTCAAATTCTCTCGCTCATCCGGACATTCGGCAAGTCTTCGGCGCCTGACCTCGATCGCCTCGGCGAATGGACGACCCGCCACGTCTGCGAAAGCTTCGCCGGTCGACGCGCTCATGAGCAAGGCGAGGCGGCGGCTCGTTTCGTGCGTGAAAATCTCGGCCTGCCCTCGCAATCGGCGGTCGATATGCCCGCGCTCTTGTCGAAGCTCGGCGTCTCGCTCGAGCCGAGAGGCGTCGAGCCTTCGTCTCTCGAGGCCTTGGCGATATGGGGAGACCGTTTCGGTCCGGCTGTTCTTCTCAATTCGAGCAGCCGGCGCGGCGTGGGCCGCGCGGCCAATGTGACGTTGGCGCATGAGCTTTGTCATCTGCTGCTCGATCGCGGCCACGCTCTCGGCGCCGTCGACATTCTGAATAGCCGCATGCCGCCGGACGTCGAGCGGCGGGCGAAATCATTCGCCGGCGAGCTGCTCTTGCCCTCGGCGACCGCAGCGGAAGCGTGGCGGCTCGCGCATTGTCCGGCGTCCCTCGTCGAGCTCACCGAGCTCGTGCAGTCGCTGGCGAATGATTTCGAGGTGACGCGGAGCGTCGCCGCATGGAAGCTCGATCATGCCGCGCGACAACAAGGGAAGAACCTCGAGGCGCTTCTCGACCAGATCGCGCCTCACCGATGAGCGATCGTGGCGAGGCCGGTGGAGCGGCCTCGCGACAGGGGCGCGCCCATGTCCGGAGGCCGTGCGCCCGGCCTGCTTCGCCTCTTGACAATTGAAGGAAAATAGTCCTATACATCCGCCGCTCCCGTCCATGATGGGGTGCTCCAAGGGGAAGGGGCGCGGGCGGGGGACGGCGGCCGAATGTAGGGACCTGCCCCGGTCCCGGCAGGGCTGGCCAGCCGCCGGATCGGCTCTCGGGCCGATCCGTGATCCAGGGACGGCCGGACAAAGTCGATCGGGCGGGGGGAGGCATTCCTTCGAGCGCGACTCCGGCCAGGGGTGAAGCCTCCAAAACATCCGCGGCCGCGAGGTTCGAGGATGTGTAGATCCCGGGATGTCGGCGGAACCGCAGCCGTGTCCGGGACGCGCGGAAGCCGAATGAAACATATTTTGCGCTCGAGGCCGAACGGCGGCCGCGCGTCCCGGACCCCACTCACCCCTCGGCCGCGAAGCGGCGCGAGGCCGAAGCCGCGCGGAAAGAGAAGGAGTCGCAATATGGGCGCAATGATGGGGCCGCGTTCCTTCTCCCACTCGTGGGAGAAGGTGGCCCGACGAAGTCGGGTCGGATGAGGGTCCTCGGAAGCTGTCGCGCGTTGAAATCGCGCCTCTTTCTGCGGGACCCTCATCCGACCTCGCTTCGCGAGGCCACCTTCTCCCGCAAGCGGGAGAAGGAAGGGGCGGAGAGGTCGCCGCGGAAGGCGCGATGTTGCAGCGAGGCGAACAGAGCGTCGAGCCGCGCGAGATGGGCGCGGTGATGGGCTTTGAGCTTGTCGATCTCGGCGACGCGGGCGGCGAAGGCGCGTTGGAGGGGGAGGGATGAAGAATAGGCAGTCCGGCCAGCTGTTTGGCGGTCAATTGAGGAACCGCAGCGCCGTTGCCAATTTGCTGTAAATGCTCCTTGATCGCCGGCAATGTCAGGTATGCATGAAGAAATACCGGGGAAATATCTGTCTTCGGCCTGATAATCATCATTTGTGCATTGATGAAAGCCGTAGAAAAAGGACCGTCAAATATGCAGCAACTTCCTAAAGTGCCTCGAAGCGTGATGATGAGATCATGAGGGCGCGCCTTGCCCCGCGACAAAGATGCGAATTTGCTCGACGAAATAAAAAGAAGGCTCCCGAGATCGAGTTTGTCATCGACGATGTTTTTCGTGCTCAGAAATGGAATCCCGCTCGACAATATGTCGTCCCCGCTTGGGTAATTGCTCGAGCGATCCCCGTTTTCAAATACGGAGATGCTTCCCAAATCGCTGATGGACGAGGAGGCAGAGGAAATCCAGGGTGTTCCGAAAAGTTCGACAAAGAGACCGGTTGATAGCTTGGCGAGTTTAGCGATGGCCTCCCGCCGCTTGCGCCGCAGGTCGTCGGCCTGATCGAGGATCGCCGCGATCCGCCGCTGCTCGTCGAGGGGCGGCACCGGGATCACAATCCGTTCGGCATCCTTCTTGGTGAGTTTCGCTCGGGTGCTTCCGGTTATGAACGGACGAAGGTCGTAGTTTTCTAGCACTCGGCAAAGAAATCTAATGTCCATGAACGGCTTGGGACGAAGCACGTGAGCATGATTATTGACCCACGATTTGCCCTCAA
The sequence above is a segment of the Methylosinus trichosporium OB3b genome. Coding sequences within it:
- a CDS encoding ImmA/IrrE family metallo-endopeptidase, with protein sequence MSGAGLKFLLNLPSPDDGEGLFTTAEFAVLVDDEPVWPAAGAEGVFLEVQIDDLLSHLAEFWKPLLLRQTYPIAVSPRRPMELRAKADERWEKLPEVAEHEDALVCAFEEAHDLSSCFAGYFDLPPLWLLRSGDRFTIDTRAGARTSPFEQAWAETSRLGDEIADHLACRPDRWSNLIDSWRRRDIGEPSTLLAWVTSLDPDTATKMIDDGILSAPVGVVDAANDNDELRIAARMASALPAEQIRQILSLIRTFGKSSAPDLDRLGEWTTRHVCESFAGRRAHEQGEAAARFVRENLGLPSQSAVDMPALLSKLGVSLEPRGVEPSSLEALAIWGDRFGPAVLLNSSSRRGVGRAANVTLAHELCHLLLDRGHALGAVDILNSRMPPDVERRAKSFAGELLLPSATAAEAWRLAHCPASLVELTELVQSLANDFEVTRSVAAWKLDHAARQQGKNLEALLDQIAPHR